Sequence from the Miscanthus floridulus cultivar M001 chromosome 16, ASM1932011v1, whole genome shotgun sequence genome:
cgccgccgtcgggagAGATAGAGGATGGGGAGTGTAGGGGGGGGTCGAGGGAGAGGGGCTCGTCTCTCAGGATGCAGCGCGTGGGAAGGGAGTGCGGCCGCGTCTGAGAAGAGTGAGAGGGGGTGAGAGGAGTGAAAGGGAACCCTAAGTGCTGGCTTATATATGAAGACAATTATCGGGCCGGCGCTGGGCCATTTGGGCCTTGCCTTTTTCCGTGGCGGGCCTTTTAgtgtgcccgccacggtaaatcgatttaccgtggcggacgcgtTAAGATGTCCGTTGCGGTAAATggggatttaccgcagcgggcaaataaggttgcccgctgcagtaaatcatttaccgcagcgggcgtctcagtggccggccggccaccgaattaccgtggcgggcaaaaacagTGCCCGCCACGAAGGCCAATTATGCAACGCTGCACAagttcatttctgtagtagtgctgttcaaaaaaaatattatatcatatatgtcttagcaaaacaaacaaaatacgatttcatgtttaccagaaaaataacgaacctcatcatactcaatcatatggccgcaataatggcctattccaagctccgaagggactaggccatagttggattttacagcacattcacacatgacaggaggtgctttgtagattaccctttctttcttcttatccttaaccctccgcggttcttccggccattggttcttaggaccagacaaccactccttgaaacgacacttcgccattgaaaacacctaaataatgagacattagtacatgaacacatatagcttaagatttcaacacatacactttgcacttacttcatgcttgtttggacacacaaactccaacgtatttttagggtttatcacagctcgatctccgcaatcgcacagaggaggttcctcgagtcgtctaacaacggctaggtgcttctccttagccatcattggcagAGGGTTagagggggtggaacccaccgcttgaagtgctcacgtggatgtcttcctctaaaccaatcatcgaaaaagaggtacctatgatcaaacttgtctgcaccatcgatccactgaaagaaaaagcacctctcatggtcctacacaacgagattccaacaaaatattagtagcatacttacacaaataaagaaaaaggataatgcaaacaatttcttacattaaaccgactacatgtgtagaagcaacgcgctgctgtgtccggatgttttgattgaaaaacatgggccgggaaaccacagtcacagttagggatagggaggtcaggagggacgggggcatctttgctagacgtgtcggggtataattctcgaggacgaccccgttttcgccaaaactcctcccgaaacatttcttgcatctaacaaaacggatgtaatttaacaaacataaatcaaaacatcacaaataaatatcaatgagaaccataactacaatacaaccaatttcgttctaagaaccaaaagcagttaacattaaaccataaacctagggtttcccatttgatgcacaacaatgaatacATAACATAACTATATGCGTCTAGGTTTGCTAactttttccacgccttggaatcaacctacggttctataatacatatattgagggatacagtgaaaccctaagtgatgacgattcttaggttcaaaaatccaaCTAATATCACTTCCAATCGAAACACTTTGTGAATGAGGTTTGATCCACATGATTTTTGGGCCatccctgagctacctagtgctaagtttgacaagtgtgtacCACACATAATACATTAGCCTTatataggtcaagctactagctcatacccccctttatagtacgtccAAAGGAAAAACTAAATCCTAAtctactctaagtatctctcaATACcatttgacacttagaactagaccgtccttaaccttgtcgtccatcctttaaaaaccgaaacgaatTCCATCGATAGAGGCATGAAAACcattgattgcccaatcaatcaccattatcatgacctaactcaatttgcctctgtaaaacacacgtttgTCACAATAATCTtgcgttgtcattaatcaccgaaacccactaggagcctagatgctttcaatcagcAATCAAAATGGGTTTCAGATCAAGCTACAAAGCGCAGAACAATCGCATCGCTCGGTATGCATATTTTCTATAGACCATCAGGTAACATCCTCGTGTACATGCTTTTTCATCACAGTTTCACCTCGCAATTACTTACAGAAGGTCCTCTCACTCATCATAAGCAGCTACACGCACCCACCATCTCTAACTCCCTATAATCCAGTACTGCTAGTATCATCAGCTCACCCACCATCACAAAGGTCAGGGGGCGGGGATGGaaaacaaagaaaagatgcggCTAGACAAGCGTGGAGTTTGGCGGGGTGATGCCCATCATCTTGTAATATGCCTTCTCTGCCTCCGCCATCCTCGTCTGGAACATGCCCCATTCCTTCCTGCACCGCGCCCTCACCTAAACGACAGATAAATAAACCGTCAGTCATAAGCTACCATGGACAACAAGATGACAACTGCTCACAAACAAAAGCAACTTCCTTCCTGAAAAGCACTCTACGGCAAGTTTTCAGGCAATAAACATACCCCTTCCCATGGCGCTCTTCCGTTTTCTGACTGCCCCTGCAAGGTTTTTGTATACGAATTATGATGGTAGGAAAATGGTCAAAAACTCAAAGTTCACAGTCAAattaaacaacaacaacaacaacaacaatatagCATTTTGTcctaagcaagttggggtaggctagagatgaaacccaaaagagaGAAGGAACAGAGAGACACATAAAGGGCACAAGATAGATAGAGGTCACAGTTTAGGCATGTTGATTGCTAATCTCCAAGCGCTCCTATCCATAGCTAAATCATTGGAGATATTCCACTCCTTAAGGTCTCTCTTAACCGACTCGTCCCAAGTCAGTTTAGGTCGACCTCTACCGCTCTTTACATTATCGGCCCGCTTTAGAACCCCATTACGCACCGGCGCCTCAGGAGgcctccgttggacatgtccaaaccatctcaaccgatgtTGAATCAATTTCTCCTCAATTGGTGCCACCCCAACCCTATCCCAAATATTGTCGTTCCGGACTCTATCCCTCCTTGTGTGCCCACAAaaccaacgcaacatacgcatctCTGTCACACTCAGTTGCTGGACATGTCGCCTTTTAGTAGACCAACACTCAGCACCATATAACATCGCCGGGCGAAtcaccgtcctataaaacttaccttttagcttctgAGGCACCCTTTTGTCATAGAGGACGCCAGAAGCTAAACGCCATTTCAACCAACCGGCTGAAATTCTATgcctaacatcttcatcaatgtTGCCATCCTTTTGTAGCATCGATCCTAGATACCGAAAAGTATCCTTCTTGGCCACCACTTGTCCATCAAGGCTAACGTCTCCCTCCTCATGCCTAGTCGTGCTGAAATCGCACCTCATGTACTCGGTCTTGGTCCTACCAAGTCTAAACCCTTTCGTCAaattaaagaaagaaaaaaaacataataTTTCTCCTTACCTGGTTCCCCAGAGAAGGAACCACTTGGTGAACGATCCACTGTGAATCAACAACTCCAATCTTTTCATGAGCAGGCTGTGAGCAACGTTACCAGCATTCAGTGCACACATTCAGAAATAGCAGTTCACTAGAATGGTATAAAAGTCTCTCAAACAATACATACCTGCACACATTTCCTGAGAGCAAAATCCAAGCCCCAACCATGAACCAAGTCATTCTGCAACCAAAGCAATATTGAATAATTATGTAAAGGAAGGATCGAAAGTAGACACAAGGGAAGGTATGACAGACAAACCTGAATCATATGCCACACACATCTCCATGCATCCCTTGAGAAGACTGGAGCCATTATTTCAACAAAACTGCAGTAAAACATAGATTAACTCTATATGTAAATCATGGGAGGCTGATAATATAATGGGAATTGGTAAGTATTCTGGGAGGAGAAAAAACACAGTAAGAGGGCAATAACCACGTACGCGGCACAAGGTGGAAGATGAGGGTCAGAGCACCAGCCCGGCCTCTCCTCTGTATCCCTATAACCAAAATGATGCAAAATTAAAACACGAGAACTCAGCAGAAAAATAAAAGAAGTATTCTTTTTCAGATAAGAATTCCACTCACTTGTGAACCTCACTGTCACCTCTTCTCTTGGTCATCTGCCATGTTAAACCCCGATCAGGCTCTAATCCAGGTTGAGAGATGTCCAAATTATGCTTCTTAACAAGTTTGATGTACCTGTAACCCCAGCATTATCACAATATGTAAGAGGGTCAATGTTGAATAGCACTAAAAGGAAGTGGGGAGAATGAAAGCATACTCCTCTGCATTAAAATGCTCAACCCCAAGGTCCTCATCCCAGATGAATATGTACTCATAAGCTGCCACAATATCAGGATGCAGGAATCTCTTGGCATACCACCTAGAGTTGTGTGCACAAACAAAACTTTCAGCACAAGAtcatttcaaattaagcaattgaactATGAACAGTACACTAGAGCACAAATGAAACTCACCATTTAGTTTGTTTCCTGACACTAATATGGATAGCTCGCTGGGACCACTCAAATTCATCCCACTCACTCACCCGACCATCATAATGGAATAACAGAATAGCAAAGTTGTCAGAAAACTGCAGCACCAACAACAAAACAGTCAGGAAGCTGAGTTAAACAAAATGCCATAAATGGATCTGaaagttcattatcatcaaaaCTAGGGAAAGGCATTATTTTCATTTTTCAGCTCATTGATGTTGTTGTCAAAAATACCTTCTTCACAGCTCTGTTTATATTTTCTTTCTGCTCAACTCCAACAGTAAAGGTAACAAGGTACTTTGGTTTGAAAGGTAGGTCCTGTATATTCAAGATCAAATATCAGCATAGAACATTGCAAGCAACAAAATGCAGAAAAAGTGCAAAGCTTTGATTTTTCAGTTTCAATAATTTGTGAATCCTACCAAGAAATAGAGAACTTCAGCTCAGTATATGCTTGTAGCACATGTCAAAAGAAGCACAAGACACAAATTCAGAAAtgtgaagaaaacaaagaaagaaCAAGCATGAGAAGGAGCATATGCTTAAAGCATGTGTCAAGAGAAGTATCAAAGAGTTAGAAATTAGGTTTCCAGTATAGTTCTCAACATGTCCAGCTATAATAAATATATCAAATGCACTTGGAGAAGATTGATGAGATGATGGTGCACAAGAAAATATACCTCACTTGGGTCTCCCCATAACCTGCGCAAATGGAGGTCAGACTCTGAAACAACGATACCTGGTGCTAGCCCCTCTGCACCCTTGGGGTTCGTTGGGACATAAATCTACAGATCATCGAAGAAAAACTAATCAGACAAACTAAAATATATCAGGAATAGCAAACggtttatttattatttataagtATCTGGTATTCAAGGAGAAGATCACGTTAAATGGATATCATTCAAATAGCCATAGTACTCCACAACTAAGCTAAGTAGTGTAACAGAGTAATACAACTAACCTTGAACGTACTGTTTGAAGTTGGTTCGGTACCGTTTCCCCTTGCGTTTCTGGCAGAAGTCCAAGCATGATTGAGTATAGCTTGGGTTGTGAGTCCAGAGTTTTTGTCTTCAATGTACGAAACAAAGCTAGCTGGAAAGTGAAGCTGGCATATTTGAAACAGACATAATTAATTACTCAATTAGTTGAGATATTGCAGTTATGGTGGACATTATTATCATTAATACCTTTGTTATGCTGACCGAAGGGAATGAAATTCCAATGAAAAAGCCAAGGACTGCTCCAATAATTGTTACCATAACAAGCCTCATGCTTCCATTTGGGAATCTAAGCACACTGCGAGCGTCAACAAGGGCAGAACGTATTAGCAGGCAACGTTAGCCGTCCAGAAGTCAATGGCTCAAGTGGAGACAAGCATGTAGGTATACGAACCTGCGACCAAGAGTTGCGAGCTTTGCCATGCTCTAGTACAAGGGTGCAGCTAGAGGAGCAATACAGTTGCAAGCAACAAATGCTACGCATCATATGGGGAGATCATAATGGCAGCGGCTTTATTATGCAAACAGAAAGGGAGCCTGGAGAAAACACAGACAGTGGCAATCCATAGTCAGAAGAGTCCAATCCAAATATGTTTTTTTGAATTTGCATAGCATTACAAGCAACTAACAAGCAACCACAATGGTTGGACTGCATCTAAAAATATGAGCAATGCCCAAGTATGCACTTTCTACTCGGTTTGCTAAGAAGTGGGCGGCACAAATAGTATAGAATTACAAGGTTTTGTGCGCGTCGAACGAACTGCTGCAGGCCAATTTCAGTTTTCCTTACGGTCAAATGCAGATAACAGCTAATTAATTTCCTCCACGGAATTACAGTTACTCCCACAAGCCACAAGTACAGAGCAGGCACAGGTAGGAGCAGCTGAATTAACTAGCTCTGTTTACAGGACGCAAAATAGCAGCAACAAATTCGAAACCAAAAACACCCCATGCATCTAAAAGTATGAGCAATGCCCAAGTATGCACTTTCTACTCGGTTTGCTAAGTGCGCCGCACAAATAGTACAGCATTTCAAGATTTTGTGTGTGTAGAACGAACTGCTGCAGGCCAATTTCAGTTTGCGTTGCGGTCAAATGCAAACAGCTAATTACTCCCACAAGTACAGAGCAGGCACAGGTAGGAGCAGCTGAATTAACTAGCTCTGTTTACAGGTCGCAAAATAGCAGCGTCAAATTCGAAACCGAAAGCCCCGCATGCATCTGGAATCTCAATTCCATGAACCCCTTTCTGCGGCTGAAATCCCAATTCCATGAACCCCTTTCTGCGGCTGAAATCCCAATCCAAGACCAACCAAATCACCTAACCGGCGCttaaaaaaacaattttttttatttttttcttgtaTGCGAAGTAAAAAAAACTCGGAAAGTTTGGACTTCGGCCGGCGGCACGATTATATTATACTACAAGTGGAGTATCTAGTACGGCGAATCGGATGAAATCAACACCGCGGGCGGAAGGAAAGGCGGAGGCTTTGGCAGGGAAGCGAACCCGGCCTCCGTCCGCGCCGGCCGGCCGACGGAGCTGAATCCCGTGGCGCCGGTGCTTGTATGTTCCGATTCCCACTGAGGGGAAGCGGGGCGGGCGATGAGCCACCAACCGTGCCCCTGCCCGTGGGTACGGAGGCGGCGTAGGAGGGGGGCGAGGAGCGGAGCGCgtgggcaggcaggcaggcaggtgcAGGGGCAGGGGAGGCAGGCGCGCGCGTATATATGCGTGAGGCGGGGAGTAGGGAGGGCGGAAGTCGTGCGCGGCGCGGCAATGTCAGTTGGAAACTTGGAAGGGATGGGTAGATCGATCAAGCCGGAGAGGGGAGGTGGCCAGGCCAGGAGGGGAGGCAGCAGCCAAGCCAAGGGAAAGTTGGAGACGACagcgagagaggagaggagggagagggacgCCACCCAACCAACCAACCGCGGGCGGCAACTGGTCGGGCCGTCCgatgccgatgccgatgccgGCCTTCCGCCGTCGGATCCTGGACCACACGTACTCTTCTGGGCCTTAGACAGCTCGGTCCATCCCTGGACTTCGGGAACAAAGAGCGTGATGATCCATGTGTTTGTGTTGCCAACGTTCCAAACGTTTTTATTAGTTTTTTTATACGTATAATAATTACATTATTGATCCACCAGCTAACAGCAGCTGTTATTCTGTTTTAGCTgttatgttgttgttgtt
This genomic interval carries:
- the LOC136511923 gene encoding uncharacterized protein gives rise to the protein MAKLATLGRSVLRFPNGSMRLVMVTIIGAVLGFFIGISFPSVSITKLHFPASFVSYIEDKNSGLTTQAILNHAWTSARNARGNGTEPTSNSTFKIYVPTNPKGAEGLAPGIVVSESDLHLRRLWGDPSEDLPFKPKYLVTFTVGVEQKENINRAVKKFSDNFAILLFHYDGRVSEWDEFEWSQRAIHISVRKQTKWWYAKRFLHPDIVAAYEYIFIWDEDLGVEHFNAEEYIKLVKKHNLDISQPGLEPDRGLTWQMTKRRGDSEVHKDTEERPGWCSDPHLPPCAAFVEIMAPVFSRDAWRCVWHMIQNDLVHGWGLDFALRKCVQPAHEKIGVVDSQWIVHQVVPSLGNQGQSENGRAPWEGVRARCRKEWGMFQTRMAEAEKAYYKMMGITPPNSTLV